The proteins below come from a single Chryseobacterium sp. MA9 genomic window:
- a CDS encoding alpha-2-macroglobulin, whose translation MKRFSKIFLLLLLMLSFSTVSAQKYYDTQWKKVAENSTKGAYKSNLPIILDIQKQAMKENNTFELIRSLKAEFSIVNQTVDDDQNDSASQFFKKLKDAEGKMSGDGKLLYKVLLNGFFMDYYSQNSWKINGRTNINSQDISQIETWSKLDFKNYLIKSFQELDQEKPEMKKIALEKYKNIFSGTGDIAYFPTLSDWYAIKKVAFLSENNIFTKNELTANRITINAIYDELIAQNTGNAKLYFMKEKIAENCNFNHCKDKLKQLQDLLKSDVEGDYKVMIMGDIMDELIGQKKPKEAIALAAQAKNEYPKSPFIENIKSKEAQIVNPYLTLKYEVQTQSNMPIHFVAQYQNVSEFTLNIYEVKDDFTPLLQYVQDSYSNTFGKLKKNLVRKETFQLPDPKDYQNHKTSLEVKPLPSGVYVAEFTVAGADMKDTDSRQNFYFLVSGNKIIYQSKTDRKPLADELKLVNSENGKPLTNEGLRFYEFVSNKTLTKIEGTTNANGVFKFPSSENKDYYRTILIQQPKTNDFQIMQVYGNRGYADDYNPNKQTRSAAQIFIDRGIYRPGQTVYFKVINTRINKEVESVLSGLKQKITLLNTNSEEVSSQDFTTNEFGSYHGSFILPKGKLNGNFYLRIDGESQGYKNFRVEEYKRPKFEVTFDPVKEEYKYGQTIELKGKAVMFSGVPLNNTTVNYEIKKQNIRWRYFSWYPQDNDNENSILGEAKTNEKGEFIIRLELKKDEKLEGIQIDNYAINASVTDINGETQTANTQLKVASVSHYIQAENISNTFADENVKVKVETKNYNDQNLKKPYQVKLSKLIAPDRIFRDNFKSDVQNLPKYSKEEFISKFPHDLFDKNDEIKNWKTEKVLVERQQQPSADNAQLSTNLDLGKLEAGDYQLELSNIEGKDTIKSAQNFSVWDKTSLKPAQKTFLTVIAPKEELSRGEKAKVYVFSAIPDALVNVFVQDGSGKTVSEVHQMKKGILEYTVEIPKDKSVSALNLQFQLVAFNDVRTESAALNIKDTEKPLKIETVTFRDKLEPNSKEKWTVKVTGNDNEKINAEVLANMYDMSLDQFAANSFSWRKLYTPFVIVTSYGINNYLQQQNYQKRLRYFEDKYVQVPQFNWFDGDFLYILQGEVAGLQNREGVKSPAYELPPSPIAGAKFKTARAAVAQEVVRNKAVDAMASNADGILDHDDVKKDLDKVAVRKNLNETAFFYPNLKTDAEGNVSFEFTSPEALTKWKLMFLAHTQDARAATLEKEVVTQKEFSVTPNYPRFLREGDELNLQSKLSNLTDKKLNGSAELQILDAFTNENISSKFGMSSGAQNFSLNENGSSALTWKLKVPDNVSSIIFKVVAKAGAYSDGEQQAVAILPNRMLVTDAVPVFVKEGETKTFVLDNLKNNTSTTASNVSNTLELTTNPIWEIMFALPSLKNDQNNSADVIFNKWFADVLASEIFKANPKMKTVFEEYQNKGLLNSNLEKNQELKQLLLEETPWVLESKNEGEQMQKLALLFDVNTMKNSINQDWDDFKKLQNPDGGFSWYPGYPSSYGTSLYILKNLGKINSWLKDNAKDYQNSEQNSLVAKLIQYVDNEVNKYFDVKKGNVWNNWAMDYLDTRNYWEKQYPLKGKGATLKTLVKQKAKTAKITDFTFFGLHRAALLMNDYGLKDVSDKLMTYLKETSTDTKTQGVYWKQNLNDWGWFGSKVVNHAGALEAFNKLKSNDPSFIEDVKIWLVTQKEVNSWGSSRGTAEVIFTILNSGKSWTGAESDKATIIWGGKELAPQTQATGYVKSTLKPEAIDKNLASVTITKPGPGIVQGGLFWQYYEDLDKIKSSENYISVTKELYKKVKTVNGEELQKISSETPLKVGDKVTVRMILNTDRAMEFIHIKDMRAAGFEPVDVLSGYQWKNNLGYYQSTKDASTNFYIQYMPKGKYVFEYDVVANASGKFSNGITTMQNYYAPQMNAHTKGSNVAISE comes from the coding sequence ATGAAAAGATTTTCCAAGATTTTTCTGCTTTTGCTATTAATGCTAAGCTTTTCAACGGTATCCGCACAGAAATATTACGATACCCAATGGAAAAAAGTGGCTGAAAACAGTACAAAAGGAGCTTATAAATCTAATCTTCCCATCATTTTAGACATACAAAAACAAGCGATGAAAGAAAATAATACTTTTGAACTGATCCGGTCTCTGAAAGCGGAGTTCAGTATTGTAAACCAAACGGTGGATGATGATCAGAACGATTCCGCTTCCCAATTTTTTAAAAAGCTTAAAGATGCAGAAGGTAAAATGAGCGGGGATGGAAAATTATTATACAAAGTTTTACTGAATGGCTTTTTCATGGATTATTACAGCCAGAACTCATGGAAAATAAACGGAAGAACCAATATCAATTCTCAGGATATTTCACAGATTGAAACCTGGAGCAAGCTTGATTTTAAAAATTATTTGATAAAAAGCTTCCAGGAACTTGATCAGGAGAAACCTGAAATGAAAAAGATTGCTCTGGAAAAATATAAAAATATTTTTTCTGGTACAGGAGACATAGCCTATTTTCCAACATTGTCTGACTGGTATGCGATAAAGAAAGTAGCGTTTTTATCTGAAAACAATATTTTCACAAAAAATGAACTGACAGCAAACCGCATTACAATCAATGCCATTTATGATGAACTGATTGCTCAGAATACCGGAAATGCAAAGCTGTACTTCATGAAAGAAAAGATTGCAGAGAACTGTAACTTCAATCACTGTAAAGATAAGCTTAAACAGCTTCAGGATTTGCTGAAGTCTGACGTAGAAGGGGATTATAAGGTGATGATCATGGGGGATATCATGGATGAGCTGATCGGACAAAAAAAACCTAAAGAAGCTATTGCATTGGCTGCCCAGGCTAAAAATGAATATCCGAAGTCTCCATTTATTGAGAATATCAAAAGCAAGGAAGCACAAATTGTCAATCCGTATCTGACTTTGAAATATGAAGTACAGACTCAGAGCAACATGCCCATTCATTTTGTTGCACAATATCAGAATGTATCAGAATTTACCCTGAATATTTATGAAGTGAAAGACGATTTTACACCATTGCTTCAATACGTTCAGGACTCTTATTCCAATACCTTTGGAAAATTAAAGAAAAATCTGGTAAGGAAAGAAACATTCCAGCTTCCGGATCCTAAGGATTATCAGAATCATAAAACCTCATTGGAAGTGAAACCCCTTCCTTCAGGAGTCTATGTTGCTGAATTTACGGTTGCCGGAGCTGATATGAAAGATACGGATTCCAGACAGAATTTTTACTTTTTGGTTTCAGGAAACAAGATCATTTACCAGTCTAAAACAGACAGAAAACCTCTTGCAGATGAATTGAAATTGGTTAACAGTGAAAATGGTAAACCATTAACGAATGAAGGTCTTAGATTTTATGAATTTGTTTCCAATAAAACGTTAACTAAAATTGAAGGAACAACAAATGCAAACGGAGTATTTAAGTTCCCTTCTTCTGAAAATAAAGATTATTACAGAACTATCCTGATCCAACAGCCTAAGACAAATGATTTTCAGATCATGCAGGTCTATGGAAACAGAGGCTATGCTGACGATTATAACCCTAACAAACAAACCCGTTCAGCTGCCCAGATTTTCATAGACAGAGGAATTTACCGTCCCGGACAGACTGTTTATTTCAAGGTAATTAATACCAGAATCAATAAAGAAGTTGAATCTGTTCTTTCAGGATTAAAACAGAAAATCACTTTACTGAATACCAATAGTGAAGAGGTTTCTTCGCAGGATTTTACCACCAATGAATTTGGTTCTTATCATGGAAGCTTTATCCTTCCGAAAGGAAAACTGAATGGTAATTTTTATCTGAGAATAGACGGTGAAAGCCAGGGATATAAAAATTTCAGGGTAGAAGAATACAAAAGACCTAAGTTTGAAGTCACCTTTGATCCTGTAAAAGAGGAGTATAAATATGGTCAGACTATAGAATTGAAAGGAAAAGCAGTAATGTTCTCCGGGGTTCCGCTGAATAATACTACAGTAAACTATGAAATCAAAAAACAGAATATCAGATGGAGGTATTTCAGCTGGTATCCACAGGACAATGATAATGAAAACTCAATTCTGGGTGAAGCAAAGACCAATGAAAAAGGAGAATTTATTATCCGTTTGGAACTTAAAAAAGATGAAAAACTGGAAGGGATACAAATTGATAACTACGCCATCAATGCTTCTGTTACAGACATCAATGGAGAAACGCAGACTGCAAATACTCAATTGAAAGTAGCTTCGGTTTCTCACTACATTCAGGCAGAAAACATCAGCAATACTTTTGCAGATGAAAATGTGAAAGTGAAGGTAGAAACCAAGAACTATAATGATCAGAATCTTAAGAAACCATATCAGGTTAAGTTATCAAAACTAATAGCTCCGGACAGGATTTTCAGAGATAATTTCAAGTCTGATGTTCAGAATCTACCAAAATATTCAAAAGAAGAATTTATCAGCAAATTTCCACATGATCTTTTTGATAAAAATGATGAGATCAAGAATTGGAAAACAGAAAAAGTATTGGTTGAAAGACAGCAGCAGCCATCTGCTGACAACGCTCAGCTTTCAACAAATCTTGATTTAGGAAAACTGGAAGCAGGAGATTACCAGCTGGAACTTTCCAATATTGAAGGGAAAGACACTATCAAAAGTGCTCAGAATTTCAGTGTTTGGGATAAAACTTCTTTAAAGCCAGCTCAGAAAACATTCCTTACAGTTATTGCTCCGAAAGAAGAATTGTCAAGAGGAGAGAAGGCTAAAGTTTATGTATTCTCAGCAATTCCTGATGCATTAGTGAATGTTTTTGTACAAGATGGATCCGGAAAAACGGTTTCAGAAGTTCATCAGATGAAAAAAGGGATATTGGAATATACTGTTGAAATTCCTAAAGACAAAAGTGTATCTGCACTGAATCTGCAGTTCCAGCTGGTTGCATTTAATGACGTGAGAACAGAATCTGCAGCTTTAAATATAAAAGACACAGAAAAACCTTTAAAAATTGAAACGGTAACTTTCAGAGACAAACTGGAACCGAATTCTAAGGAAAAATGGACGGTAAAAGTAACCGGAAATGATAATGAAAAGATCAATGCTGAGGTATTGGCCAATATGTATGATATGTCTCTGGATCAGTTTGCCGCAAACAGTTTTAGTTGGAGAAAATTGTACACACCATTTGTGATCGTTACTTCATATGGTATCAACAATTACCTGCAGCAGCAAAACTATCAGAAAAGGCTGAGATATTTTGAAGACAAATATGTACAGGTTCCACAGTTTAACTGGTTTGATGGTGACTTTTTGTACATATTGCAGGGAGAAGTTGCAGGGCTTCAAAATAGAGAAGGTGTTAAATCCCCGGCTTATGAACTTCCACCATCACCAATTGCAGGTGCGAAATTTAAAACTGCCAGAGCAGCAGTTGCACAAGAAGTTGTGAGGAATAAAGCGGTAGATGCAATGGCATCTAATGCAGACGGTATTTTAGATCATGATGATGTAAAAAAAGACCTGGACAAAGTAGCTGTCCGTAAGAATCTGAACGAAACTGCTTTCTTCTATCCTAATCTGAAAACTGATGCGGAAGGAAATGTAAGCTTTGAATTCACTTCTCCGGAAGCGTTGACAAAATGGAAACTGATGTTCTTGGCGCATACCCAGGATGCAAGAGCTGCGACATTGGAAAAAGAAGTGGTAACACAAAAAGAATTCTCGGTAACTCCAAATTATCCGCGATTCCTGAGAGAAGGTGATGAACTGAATCTGCAGTCGAAGTTATCCAACCTTACAGATAAAAAACTAAACGGTTCTGCCGAATTACAAATTCTGGATGCATTTACCAATGAGAATATTTCTTCAAAATTTGGAATGAGTTCAGGAGCACAAAATTTCAGTTTAAATGAAAACGGAAGCAGTGCACTTACATGGAAATTGAAAGTTCCGGACAATGTTTCCTCTATTATTTTCAAAGTGGTTGCTAAAGCTGGTGCGTATTCTGACGGAGAACAACAGGCCGTTGCCATATTGCCAAACAGAATGCTGGTAACCGATGCTGTTCCTGTTTTTGTGAAAGAAGGTGAAACCAAAACATTTGTACTGGATAACCTTAAAAACAATACATCCACAACAGCTTCTAATGTTTCCAATACACTAGAACTGACAACCAATCCGATCTGGGAGATCATGTTTGCCCTTCCAAGTCTGAAAAATGATCAGAATAATTCTGCAGATGTGATCTTTAATAAATGGTTTGCGGATGTGCTGGCTTCAGAAATATTCAAAGCCAATCCGAAAATGAAAACGGTTTTTGAAGAATATCAGAATAAAGGATTATTGAATTCAAATCTTGAAAAAAATCAGGAACTTAAACAGTTGTTGCTGGAAGAAACTCCTTGGGTATTGGAAAGCAAAAATGAAGGAGAACAGATGCAGAAACTGGCATTGTTATTTGATGTCAATACGATGAAGAACTCTATCAATCAGGATTGGGATGATTTCAAAAAACTGCAGAATCCGGATGGCGGATTCTCATGGTATCCTGGTTATCCAAGTTCTTACGGAACATCATTATATATCCTTAAAAACTTAGGGAAAATCAATTCATGGTTAAAAGATAATGCAAAAGACTATCAAAACTCAGAACAAAACAGTCTTGTGGCTAAACTTATTCAGTATGTAGACAATGAAGTCAACAAATATTTTGATGTAAAGAAAGGCAATGTTTGGAATAACTGGGCAATGGATTATCTGGACACCAGAAACTACTGGGAAAAACAATATCCATTGAAAGGAAAAGGTGCTACCCTGAAAACGTTAGTTAAACAAAAAGCAAAGACAGCAAAGATCACAGACTTCACATTCTTCGGACTTCACCGTGCAGCATTGTTAATGAATGATTACGGTCTGAAAGATGTATCTGATAAATTGATGACCTATCTTAAAGAAACGTCTACGGATACAAAAACACAAGGTGTTTACTGGAAGCAAAATCTTAATGACTGGGGATGGTTCGGTTCAAAGGTAGTAAACCACGCTGGAGCATTAGAAGCATTCAACAAGTTAAAATCTAATGACCCAAGTTTTATTGAAGACGTAAAAATCTGGCTGGTAACTCAGAAGGAAGTGAACTCATGGGGAAGCTCAAGAGGGACAGCAGAAGTGATCTTTACTATTCTAAATTCAGGAAAATCGTGGACAGGAGCAGAAAGTGATAAAGCTACTATCATTTGGGGAGGAAAAGAACTAGCCCCCCAGACACAGGCTACAGGGTATGTGAAATCAACATTGAAACCAGAAGCTATAGATAAAAACTTAGCATCCGTGACCATTACAAAACCAGGTCCTGGAATTGTTCAGGGAGGATTGTTCTGGCAGTATTATGAAGACCTTGATAAAATCAAATCTTCTGAAAATTATATTTCTGTAACGAAAGAACTTTATAAAAAAGTAAAAACCGTAAACGGAGAAGAACTTCAGAAAATCTCTTCTGAAACACCATTGAAAGTAGGAGATAAAGTAACTGTAAGAATGATTCTGAATACAGACAGAGCCATGGAATTTATCCATATTAAAGATATGCGTGCGGCAGGATTTGAACCTGTAGACGTATTATCCGGGTATCAGTGGAAAAATAATCTTGGGTACTATCAGTCAACTAAAGATGCCTCTACCAATTTCTATATTCAATACATGCCAAAAGGAAAATATGTTTTTGAATATGACGTAGTTGCCAATGCATCAGGGAAGTTTTCCAACGGAATCACTACCATGCAGAATTACTATGCGCCACAGATGAATGCTCATACAAAAGGAAGTAATGTTGCAATTTCAGAGTAA
- a CDS encoding TolC family protein → MKNNLLIFTFSFFAFPAFGWAQSAPDFKELLDSAMVRDSNLKMQVTQNKLTDLDEHKLKDIFLPTLELSGKAGYLNGTARLTSPEINLAPFINIPEGAFNNNFNVSGFSGIAKADAKMLLYSGGKVKYMKKAVEEKKKSEDILLEKTKDEVIATISKAYDQLALIHQSKKVLDESKKRLDINRKTADKALGYGLITPYDHKKIELAQATLNAKMVEYEGKKELLLTQLYILTGIDRERLRMIDPVLSPVELLAAEKGIEQRAEIRALEHGISAADYKIKAERTWMIPKVQLMASAYYIGLYGNRIKSSENVIPAVPILGYEGKKLDWRPNNINVFPLITAGIGFKWEIFDGKEGKHAEETAKVGKEVLQNQKEDALKKLTLNLANNQTNYDIASAQITLKAKEKELAKNALVQAEKEFRYGMSKSSQLIDAENDLEASELEYQNAIFNQRRAGIELMRSTQELDITKFYLIP, encoded by the coding sequence ATGAAAAACAATTTATTGATTTTTACGTTTAGTTTTTTTGCTTTCCCCGCTTTTGGCTGGGCACAGTCTGCGCCGGATTTTAAAGAACTTCTGGATAGTGCTATGGTTCGGGACTCGAACCTCAAAATGCAGGTCACCCAAAACAAACTTACCGATCTTGACGAACACAAGCTGAAAGATATCTTTCTTCCTACCCTGGAATTGAGTGGTAAAGCAGGTTATCTCAACGGAACAGCAAGACTTACGTCACCGGAAATCAATCTCGCTCCATTTATCAACATTCCGGAAGGAGCTTTTAACAATAACTTCAATGTATCAGGATTTTCAGGTATTGCCAAGGCAGATGCCAAAATGCTTCTGTATTCAGGAGGAAAGGTGAAGTATATGAAGAAAGCTGTTGAAGAAAAGAAGAAATCTGAAGATATCCTTTTGGAGAAAACAAAAGATGAGGTTATAGCTACTATTTCTAAAGCGTATGATCAACTGGCTTTGATTCACCAGTCTAAAAAAGTGCTGGATGAAAGCAAAAAAAGACTTGATATCAACAGAAAAACAGCAGATAAAGCACTAGGTTACGGTTTGATTACTCCTTATGATCATAAGAAAATCGAACTGGCTCAGGCCACTTTAAATGCTAAAATGGTAGAATATGAAGGGAAGAAAGAACTGCTTCTTACCCAGCTTTATATTTTAACAGGAATTGACAGAGAAAGGCTCAGAATGATTGATCCCGTATTATCTCCTGTAGAATTGCTGGCTGCAGAAAAAGGAATAGAACAGAGAGCTGAAATCCGTGCACTGGAACACGGCATAAGTGCTGCAGACTATAAAATAAAAGCCGAAAGAACGTGGATGATTCCTAAAGTACAGCTGATGGCTTCTGCCTATTATATCGGATTGTACGGAAATAGGATCAAATCCTCGGAAAACGTCATTCCTGCAGTTCCAATACTTGGATATGAAGGGAAAAAACTGGACTGGCGACCTAATAATATCAACGTATTTCCATTGATTACGGCAGGAATAGGTTTTAAATGGGAGATTTTTGACGGCAAAGAAGGAAAACATGCTGAAGAAACAGCTAAAGTTGGAAAAGAAGTTCTGCAGAACCAGAAAGAAGATGCCCTGAAAAAACTGACACTGAACCTGGCCAATAATCAGACCAATTATGATATTGCTTCCGCGCAGATTACCTTAAAAGCTAAAGAAAAAGAACTCGCAAAAAATGCACTTGTACAGGCAGAAAAAGAATTCCGATACGGAATGAGCAAATCTTCACAGCTTATTGATGCGGAAAACGATCTTGAAGCTTCAGAACTGGAATATCAAAATGCCATTTTCAACCAGAGAAGAGCGGGAATAGAACTGATGAGATCTACCCAGGAGCTGGATATCACCAAATTTTATTTAATCCCTTAA
- a CDS encoding DNA replication/repair protein RecF: MIIKKLSLYNFKNHSEKKFEFSPQINCFVGNNGVGKTNILDALHYLSVGKSFLGNTDINNIKKEEDFFTLDAEIMNDDSEDIIRITQPKEAKKVIKKNDKSYDRLADHIGYLPSVMISPYDSNLISDSGESRRKFLDAMISQTDSEYLFDLIQYQKTIQQRNALLKYFAKNRTWDKDSLEIYDDPITRFGTKIFKKRKEFVEQLNPIVQNFYQIISGGKETVSVIYESHLLEDSFEKLLKESLERDRMLTYTSKGIHKDDLLFEMDHILIKKTGSQGQQKSFLISLKLAQMSLVKELTKKTPILLLDDIFDKLDDTRVSQLIELVNKESFGQIFITDTHRERTESVVKKINEESIIFEV; this comes from the coding sequence ATGATTATCAAGAAGCTTTCCCTTTACAATTTCAAAAACCACTCTGAGAAAAAATTTGAATTTTCACCACAAATCAATTGCTTTGTGGGCAATAACGGTGTGGGAAAGACCAATATTCTTGACGCCCTGCATTATTTATCGGTAGGAAAAAGCTTCCTGGGAAATACAGATATCAATAATATTAAAAAAGAAGAAGACTTCTTTACTCTTGATGCTGAAATTATGAATGATGACAGCGAAGATATCATCAGAATTACCCAGCCGAAAGAAGCTAAAAAGGTGATCAAAAAGAATGATAAGAGCTATGACAGGCTTGCAGACCATATCGGCTACCTGCCGAGTGTGATGATTTCTCCCTATGATTCCAATCTTATTTCAGATTCAGGGGAAAGCAGACGAAAGTTTCTGGATGCAATGATTTCTCAAACGGATTCAGAATATCTTTTTGATCTTATCCAATATCAGAAAACAATTCAACAGCGAAATGCATTACTGAAATATTTTGCAAAAAACAGAACATGGGATAAAGATTCACTTGAAATTTACGATGACCCTATCACCAGATTTGGGACTAAAATTTTTAAGAAAAGAAAAGAGTTTGTAGAGCAGCTCAACCCAATTGTTCAGAATTTCTATCAGATTATTTCCGGCGGAAAAGAAACGGTATCAGTTATTTATGAATCTCATCTGCTGGAAGATTCTTTTGAAAAACTTTTAAAAGAAAGCCTTGAAAGAGACCGTATGCTGACCTATACTTCAAAAGGAATTCATAAAGATGATCTTCTTTTTGAAATGGATCATATTTTAATCAAAAAAACAGGGTCTCAGGGGCAGCAGAAATCCTTCCTTATTTCTTTAAAACTGGCTCAGATGAGTCTTGTAAAGGAACTTACAAAAAAGACTCCCATCCTATTGCTGGATGATATTTTTGATAAGCTTGATGATACGAGAGTTTCACAATTGATTGAGCTGGTAAATAAAGAAAGCTTTGGACAGATTTTCATTACAGACACTCATCGAGAGCGTACAGAAAGTGTAGTGAAGAAAATTAACGAGGAAAGTATAATTTTTGAAGTGTAG
- a CDS encoding site-specific recombinase: MKFFNSSTNFESVLKKYFSFKNDTLSLEPFAEFLETIKEADFTDVLNFFRSNPNFAENFKHYIHNIFRGRPFNLSLTEANILSENAFFPELKKRILNKVLPPVENEKTVWFMIDNVSLRPKKDLRYLHNLPENEIDEFLNMLGASDFILKSNVKKELIFSMNILSWRVTGMAMEVEVVRMAPQYRNLDNPFLALQNELETLAEDLVKDPELQLHSKDSRYKQIKIYAEQCQEFVNIAFKNSAKYGISGKINQSLLKIRQQTERIYDIVQLLVIDTDEDVLIKSKQLIFNILSYKSHKNNISDLINDSTRLISHLITNHTAEAGTHYITSTRKEYMTMFYKASGGGIIVGALCVLKMLYGYIPGSDFSHAFLYSMNYAMGFVMIYLMGFTLATKQPAMTAATMTKVLSEEGKAQRNNTEFAHLVSKLFRSQFIAFVGNVLLAFPVALAIIYGLDVFFSQNLAVDRSDKLLKDLDPFKSKAILHASIAGFYLFISGIISGNIGNNSVFYQIPERIAKNLSIRSFFGKKFAKGLSKYYAKNWPGIVSNFWFGVFLGATAPVGMFFGLDLDIRHITFAAGNFALGLYGKDFSVDSYTFWMSFVTVFLIGFFNFLVSFSLSMFLAFRSRKMNFGQVSEIYKEIFRYFTKHPLKFFLPLSSRLDKKADDLMSSTISNKSEEH, from the coding sequence ATGAAATTCTTTAATTCCAGCACAAACTTTGAGTCAGTTCTTAAAAAATACTTTTCTTTTAAGAATGATACCCTTTCTTTAGAACCCTTTGCAGAGTTTTTAGAGACAATCAAAGAGGCAGACTTTACAGATGTGCTCAATTTTTTCAGAAGCAATCCTAATTTTGCTGAGAACTTTAAACATTATATCCACAATATTTTTAGAGGAAGACCTTTCAATCTTTCGTTGACGGAAGCTAATATTCTTTCAGAAAATGCCTTCTTTCCGGAACTTAAAAAAAGAATCCTGAACAAGGTTCTGCCACCTGTTGAAAATGAAAAAACAGTGTGGTTTATGATTGACAATGTGAGTCTTAGACCTAAGAAGGATCTTCGGTATCTTCATAATCTTCCTGAAAATGAGATTGATGAATTTTTAAACATGCTGGGAGCTTCAGATTTTATACTGAAATCCAATGTGAAGAAAGAACTTATTTTCTCTATGAATATTCTTTCCTGGAGGGTTACGGGAATGGCTATGGAAGTGGAAGTGGTGAGAATGGCTCCGCAGTACAGAAATCTGGATAATCCGTTTCTTGCGCTTCAGAACGAGCTGGAAACATTAGCGGAAGACCTGGTAAAAGATCCTGAACTTCAGCTGCATTCCAAAGACAGCAGATATAAGCAGATTAAAATCTATGCAGAACAATGCCAGGAATTTGTAAATATTGCTTTTAAAAATTCTGCCAAATATGGTATTTCCGGAAAAATTAACCAATCCCTGCTTAAGATCCGCCAGCAGACTGAACGAATTTATGATATCGTGCAGTTATTGGTCATTGATACGGATGAAGATGTTCTGATAAAATCTAAACAGTTGATTTTTAATATTCTGAGCTATAAATCTCATAAAAATAATATTTCTGATCTGATTAATGATAGTACAAGGCTGATTTCCCACCTTATTACTAATCACACTGCAGAAGCCGGGACTCATTACATCACTTCTACCCGGAAGGAGTATATGACGATGTTCTACAAGGCGAGTGGAGGCGGAATCATTGTAGGAGCACTTTGTGTTTTGAAAATGCTGTACGGGTATATCCCCGGAAGTGACTTTTCGCACGCTTTTCTATACTCTATGAACTATGCAATGGGATTCGTGATGATCTATCTGATGGGCTTTACCCTTGCTACAAAACAACCGGCAATGACTGCCGCTACCATGACAAAAGTATTGTCTGAAGAAGGAAAGGCTCAAAGAAATAATACTGAGTTTGCCCATTTGGTATCTAAATTATTCCGAAGTCAGTTTATTGCCTTTGTAGGAAATGTATTGCTTGCTTTTCCGGTGGCACTTGCCATTATTTACGGGCTGGATGTATTTTTCTCACAAAACCTGGCTGTAGACAGATCTGATAAATTGTTAAAAGACCTTGATCCTTTTAAATCAAAAGCGATTCTGCATGCAAGTATTGCAGGGTTTTATCTTTTTATTTCAGGGATTATTTCAGGGAATATCGGGAACAATTCCGTGTTTTACCAGATTCCTGAAAGAATTGCCAAGAACCTTTCAATCAGAAGCTTTTTCGGAAAGAAATTCGCAAAAGGACTTTCAAAATATTACGCTAAAAACTGGCCTGGAATTGTTTCCAACTTTTGGTTTGGGGTGTTCCTTGGGGCAACAGCTCCGGTAGGAATGTTTTTCGGGCTAGATCTGGATATCAGACACATCACCTTTGCAGCGGGTAACTTTGCGTTGGGATTGTATGGGAAAGATTTTTCAGTAGATTCTTATACGTTCTGGATGTCTTTTGTAACAGTTTTCCTGATTGGTTTCTTCAACTTCCTGGTAAGTTTCAGTTTGTCTATGTTCCTGGCATTCAGATCAAGAAAAATGAATTTTGGGCAAGTAAGTGAGATCTATAAAGAAATTTTCAGATATTTTACAAAGCATCCGCTGAAATTCTTCCTGCCATTAAGTTCCAGATTGGATAAAAAAGCAGATGATTTGATGAGTAGTACCATTTCCAATAAATCAGAAGAACATTAA
- a CDS encoding ecotin, whose translation MKFSKTLITGLVLMAGVNAFAQKKAEKFEKLQIEMFPKAKEGYKQVYIQLPVAKNENDLKVELFVGAEKMLDCNNYFLMGEMKTQDLQGWGYNYYEVESKGETGGTLMGCMDKKLTKKFVTLKPETVRYNSKLPLVFYVPKDIEVRYRILRPDAGMKKAVQR comes from the coding sequence ATGAAATTTTCTAAAACTTTAATTACTGGATTGGTATTGATGGCTGGAGTAAATGCTTTCGCACAAAAGAAAGCAGAAAAGTTTGAAAAACTACAGATTGAAATGTTCCCAAAAGCTAAAGAAGGATATAAACAAGTATATATTCAGCTTCCAGTAGCAAAAAACGAAAACGATTTAAAAGTTGAACTTTTTGTAGGAGCTGAAAAAATGTTAGACTGTAACAACTATTTCCTGATGGGGGAAATGAAAACTCAGGATCTTCAGGGATGGGGCTACAACTATTATGAAGTAGAATCTAAAGGAGAAACCGGCGGAACCCTGATGGGCTGCATGGATAAAAAACTGACTAAAAAGTTTGTTACCCTAAAGCCTGAAACGGTAAGATACAACAGTAAACTTCCATTGGTATTCTATGTACCGAAAGATATCGAAGTTCGTTACAGAATTTTACGTCCCGATGCTGGCATGAAAAAAGCAGTTCAAAGATAA